A single Vigna radiata var. radiata cultivar VC1973A chromosome 8, Vradiata_ver6, whole genome shotgun sequence DNA region contains:
- the LOC106770978 gene encoding probable S-adenosylmethionine carrier 2, chloroplastic translates to MSSKVPSPDSIDALKSKMSVQKDTDKFFMSITEGEKKPFDFLRVLYDGCIAGGVAGVMVETALYPIDTIKTRLQVARDGGKIVLKGLYSGLSGNLVGVLPXXAIFIGVYEPTKQQLLQSLPENLSXVAHFAAGAIGGIASSXVRVPTEVVKQRMQIGQFRSAPDXVRLIVSNEGFKGLYAGYGSFLLRDLPFDAIELCIYEQLRIGYKLAAKRDPNDPENAMLGAVAGAITGAVTTPLDVVKTRLMVQGSQNHYKGISDCVRTIVKEEGTHALFKGIGPRVLWIGVGGSIFFCALEKTKQILARNRQTKAEIQK, encoded by the exons ATGAGCTCGAAAGTTCCCTCCCCAGATTCAATTG ATGCATTGAAGTCTAAAATGTCTGTTCAAAAGGACACAGATAAGTTCTTCATGTCAATCACTGAAGGAGAGAAAAAGCCATTTGACTTTTTACGTGTTCTATATG ATGGTTGCATTGCTGGAGGTGTTGCGGGTGTCATGGTAGAGACAGCATTATACCCCATTGACACAATCAAAACTCGACTACAG GTTGCTCGTGATGGAGGAAAGATTGTTCTGAAGGGTCTGTACTCTGGATTGTCTGGAAATCTTGTTGGTGTCTTGCC AGNGTNTGCAATTTTTATTGGAGTGTATGAACCCACAAAGCAGCAATTGCTACAGTCATTGCCTGAGAATCTCAGTGNTGTGGCTCATTTT GCTGCAGGTGCTATTGGAGGCATTGCTTCTTCTNTTGTTCGGGTTCCAACTGAG GTTGTTAAGCAAAGGATGCAAATTGGGCAATTTAGATCAGCTCCAGATGNTGTTCGTCTCATTGTCTCAAATGAAGGTTTTAAAGGTCTTTATGCG gGATATGGTTCTTTCTTATTGCGAGATTTACCTTTTGATGCCATAGAATTATGCATTTATGAGCAGCTCCGTATTGGGTATAAATTAGCG GCAAAAAGAGATCCTAATGATCCAGAGAATGCTATGCTTGGGGCAGTGGCTG GTGCCATAACTGGAGCAGTCACAACTCCTCTTGATGTAGTAAAGACCAGATTGATGGTTCAG GGATCACAAAATCATTACAAAGGCATCAGTGATTGTGTGAGGACAATAGTTAAAGAAGAAGGAACTCATGCTCTTTTTAAG GGTATTGGGCCTAGAGTTTTGTGGATAGGAGTTGGCggttcaatatttttttgtgcTCTTGAGAAGACAAAGCAAATACTTGCTCGGAATCGGCAAACCAAAGCTGAGATTCAGAAATGA